The following coding sequences lie in one Deltaproteobacteria bacterium genomic window:
- a CDS encoding B12-binding domain-containing radical SAM protein, with the protein MRALLVYAQFPKTYWGIEYGLRIAGKRASLPPLGLVTMAAVLPSAWRLRLVDMNVQSLDDEALQWADVVLVGGMHIQGDSMREVIRRAHALGKRAVVGGPGPTTAPETFPEADAIFGGEVEGREAELLALIEAQRPAAHAPAGEQRRVDLDKSARPDVKRSPVPRYELLRMQEYTSMSVQYSRGCPFTCEFCDIIEIFGRLPRMKTPAQVLGELDRLYELGWRGSVFVVDDNFIGNLREVRKLLPELTAWQRARGTPYELYTEASVNLAKETEVVAQMVTAGFSSVFLGIETPSGVSLAAAKKRQNLKLDLVEAVDMLTRAGLEVMGGFIVGFDTDDVGAFEIQREFLADAPIPLAMIGMLTALPGTALWRRLGAEGRLRTGFMGDAFGRPNFVTAMDEETLLSGYAALMRELYSVEGYLRRCMAYLERTPVRASSPRLRAGWERILLRSVWHLGVKSPRRRIFWALLTKVLRRSPGHVAWAFEKAIQGEHFLRYTQEDVLPMVERALAAVRRERASGVAPTAAPTPAPPRMRFALPIAT; encoded by the coding sequence ATGCGCGCGCTGCTCGTCTATGCACAGTTCCCCAAGACGTACTGGGGCATCGAATACGGCCTGCGAATCGCGGGCAAGCGCGCCTCGCTACCGCCGCTGGGGCTGGTGACCATGGCGGCGGTGCTACCCAGCGCGTGGCGGCTCCGGCTGGTCGACATGAACGTGCAGTCGCTCGACGACGAGGCCCTGCAGTGGGCCGATGTCGTGCTGGTCGGCGGCATGCACATCCAGGGCGATTCGATGCGCGAGGTGATCCGCCGCGCGCACGCCCTGGGCAAGCGCGCCGTCGTTGGTGGCCCTGGGCCGACGACCGCGCCCGAGACCTTCCCCGAGGCCGACGCGATCTTCGGCGGCGAGGTCGAAGGCCGCGAGGCCGAGCTGCTGGCGCTGATCGAGGCGCAGCGACCCGCCGCACACGCGCCTGCGGGCGAGCAGCGCCGCGTCGATCTCGACAAGTCGGCGCGACCCGACGTGAAGCGCTCGCCGGTGCCGCGCTACGAGCTGCTGCGCATGCAGGAGTACACCAGCATGTCGGTGCAGTACTCGCGCGGTTGCCCCTTCACCTGCGAGTTCTGCGACATCATCGAGATCTTCGGTCGGCTGCCACGCATGAAGACGCCCGCGCAGGTGCTCGGCGAGCTCGACCGCCTGTACGAGCTGGGTTGGCGCGGCTCGGTGTTCGTGGTCGACGACAACTTCATCGGCAACCTCCGCGAGGTCCGCAAGCTGCTGCCCGAGCTGACCGCGTGGCAGCGCGCACGTGGCACGCCGTACGAGCTCTACACCGAGGCCAGCGTCAACCTCGCGAAGGAGACCGAGGTGGTGGCGCAGATGGTCACCGCCGGCTTCTCGTCGGTGTTCCTCGGCATCGAGACGCCGTCCGGCGTGTCGTTGGCGGCGGCCAAGAAGCGACAGAACCTCAAGCTCGATCTGGTCGAAGCGGTCGACATGTTGACGCGTGCCGGCCTCGAGGTGATGGGCGGCTTCATCGTCGGCTTCGATACCGACGACGTCGGTGCGTTCGAGATCCAGCGCGAGTTCCTCGCCGATGCGCCGATTCCCCTGGCGATGATCGGCATGCTCACGGCGCTGCCCGGCACCGCGCTGTGGCGACGGCTCGGCGCCGAAGGCCGCCTGCGCACCGGCTTCATGGGCGACGCATTCGGGCGGCCCAACTTCGTGACCGCCATGGACGAGGAAACCCTGCTGTCGGGCTACGCGGCGCTCATGCGCGAGCTGTACTCGGTCGAGGGCTATCTGCGACGGTGCATGGCGTACCTCGAGCGCACGCCGGTGCGGGCCAGCAGCCCGCGGCTGCGCGCGGGCTGGGAGCGCATCCTGCTGCGCTCGGTGTGGCACCTCGGCGTCAAGAGCCCGCGCCGCAGGATCTTCTGGGCGCTGCTGACCAAGGTGCTGCGCCGCTCGCCAGGCCACGTCGCGTGGGCGTTCGAGAAGGCGATCCAGGGCGAGCACTTCCTGCGCTACACGCAGGAGGACGTGTTGCCGATGGTCGAACGCGCCCTCGCGGCGGTGCGTCGCGAGCGGGCCAGTGGTGTCGCGCCGACCGCTGCGCCGACCCCCGCGCCGCCGCGCATGCGCTTCGCGCTGCCGATCGCGACCTGA
- a CDS encoding RNA polymerase sigma factor: MPRSPTDPALVVQLRPMPRIAQPQDVQPASEDGGDDAQARTEQLVARARRGDLDAWSRLYQDTFDALLKHVCYLTGDSALAEDLVQDAYARAMTNVRQYDGRSSFMGWLRGIALNVVRMHWRRSRSGDRANDRLRVLAEVCEDGVTAGVDVVHMQDQRMKLLYELLATLPENLREAFVLRELEGMPPAEAATLLGITEGNLAVRASRARARLREELERFGWSGGAS, translated from the coding sequence ATGCCGCGCTCGCCCACCGACCCCGCGCTGGTCGTCCAGCTGCGTCCGATGCCCCGCATCGCGCAGCCGCAGGACGTGCAGCCCGCGTCCGAGGACGGGGGCGATGACGCGCAGGCCCGCACCGAGCAGCTGGTCGCGCGCGCGCGTCGGGGCGACCTCGACGCCTGGTCGCGGCTGTACCAGGACACCTTCGATGCCCTGCTCAAGCACGTCTGCTACCTGACGGGCGACAGTGCGCTGGCGGAGGACCTCGTGCAGGACGCCTACGCTCGCGCGATGACCAACGTGCGCCAGTACGACGGGCGCTCCAGCTTCATGGGCTGGCTGCGGGGCATCGCGCTCAACGTCGTGCGCATGCACTGGCGTCGCTCGCGGTCGGGCGATCGCGCCAACGATCGGCTTCGCGTGCTGGCCGAGGTCTGCGAGGACGGTGTCACGGCCGGCGTCGATGTCGTGCACATGCAGGACCAGCGGATGAAGCTGCTCTACGAGCTGCTGGCGACGCTGCCGGAGAACCTTCGCGAGGCCTTCGTGTTGCGCGAGCTCGAGGGCATGCCGCCCGCCGAGGCCGCGACTCTGCTCGGCATCACCGAGGGCAACCTCGCGGTGCGGGCCAGCCGTGCGCGCGCACGCCTGCGCGAGGAACTCGAGCGCTTTGGTTGGTCGGGGGGTGCGTCGTGA
- a CDS encoding penicillin-insensitive murein endopeptidase: MLLLAAGAIACDRPEPARAGAKAPEAEPAPVPVAAATQPEPAPVPAPPEVPGGGPDPLTLDPSHSTSIGSPNEGALEGGVPLPLSGPGYRFSPRKKPERRHGTVELVAALVRAAVAVHEQLPGSTLTFGDIGMPEGGEIVGHGSHRAGRDADVMFYLLHEDGTPAEGKAVPLDPEGNGTDYKDLAIADDDVPLSIDLPRTWAFVAVLLADETLQVQQIFIVEHLRTLLLAEAKRAKAPAEIVQRFADVTCQPRFPTTITCTSVCSAPRRTSLAAATTWRRSTPGSARC, translated from the coding sequence ATGCTCCTGTTGGCCGCCGGTGCGATCGCGTGCGACCGGCCCGAGCCCGCGCGGGCCGGCGCCAAGGCCCCCGAGGCCGAGCCGGCGCCGGTTCCGGTGGCCGCGGCGACGCAACCCGAGCCCGCGCCGGTGCCGGCACCCCCCGAGGTCCCCGGTGGCGGGCCCGATCCGCTCACGCTCGATCCGTCCCACTCGACCTCGATCGGCAGCCCCAACGAGGGCGCACTCGAGGGCGGTGTGCCGCTGCCGCTCTCGGGCCCCGGCTACCGCTTCTCGCCGCGCAAGAAGCCCGAGCGTCGCCACGGCACGGTCGAGCTGGTCGCCGCGCTCGTGCGTGCCGCAGTCGCGGTGCACGAGCAGCTGCCCGGCTCGACGCTGACCTTCGGCGACATCGGCATGCCCGAGGGTGGCGAGATCGTCGGCCACGGCTCGCATCGCGCCGGTCGTGACGCGGACGTGATGTTCTATCTGCTGCACGAAGACGGCACCCCCGCCGAGGGCAAGGCGGTGCCACTCGATCCCGAGGGCAACGGCACCGACTACAAAGACCTCGCGATCGCCGACGACGACGTGCCGCTGTCGATCGATCTGCCGCGCACCTGGGCATTCGTCGCGGTGTTGCTGGCCGACGAGACCCTGCAGGTGCAGCAGATCTTCATCGTCGAGCACCTACGCACGCTGCTGCTGGCCGAGGCCAAGCGCGCAAAGGCGCCGGCCGAGATCGTGCAGCGCTTCGCCGACGTCACCTGTCAGCCGCGGTTCCCCACGACGATCACATGCACATCCGTGTGTTCTGCACCGCGCAGGACATCGCTGGCGGCTGCAACGACGTGGCGCCGATCTACCCCTGGCAGCGCGCGTTGCTGA
- a CDS encoding VWA domain-containing protein: MIASAHSMSAESHATGATLVDTHGRTLPLRATALEVDAGAGLAHVVLRQVFANIHDEPLRVTYRVPLPPDAAVCGYRFRIGEREIIGTVERRDRARERFEEALVAGHTAALLEQERSSLFTQELGNLPPGATVTVELQLDQKLAWIAERGGGWEFRFPTVVSPRYLGAPGRVHDAERVSTPTTLDDIPVAMSLQLTIADALEGAAPESPSHPIHASTSDGCHVTFADGAAALDRDVVVRWPVTCPTACVRIACARPKPEHRLAHQCFARLTIVPPDLAHPAVPVPRDLIVLLDTSGSMSGAPLQQSQRLTCALIDTLGEHDRLELLEFSSAVRSYAGAPVFASAANRALAKAWVGALRASGGTEMRSGISAALSSLRDEAQRQIVLVTDGQIGFEQEIVAEILTRMPSACRVHTVGVGSAVNRSLTEGAAQAGRGVEIVIGVDEDPERAITRLLAHTTAPLVVDLEIDGDALMEPASPRLPDLLRGTPASISLRVRPEGGSLRVRGRTAGGAWAQHVEVPTLRSGVGNAAIITRFARERAEWIELGIAAGAPRKTEEQRLTAHALAFGIATRMTSWIAIDETPGVDPRQPTRHETMPHMLPHGVSAEGLGLRPSAAGLGPAQGFAAASAGGAGEQTRVTSIVARAVRRQAPPAAAAPPAPAPSAAPPRGQDARKGKKMVEQRDALDERAAPIAIGEDSGGPAHASESDAEGIAIRVLRARAYWLADGDLALELESPTEALAWQPPAHVTLVFADGQRLQMRVDASRSTAPGVHGSGLQLRLVCVAAADGGVTPSPALGRLTHVIVDPQLHLEVS, translated from the coding sequence ATGATCGCCTCCGCCCACTCCATGTCCGCCGAGTCCCACGCCACGGGTGCCACGCTCGTCGATACCCACGGCCGCACGTTGCCGCTGCGAGCGACGGCGCTGGAGGTCGATGCGGGCGCCGGCCTCGCCCACGTGGTGCTTCGCCAGGTATTCGCGAACATCCACGACGAACCGCTGCGCGTGACCTATCGCGTGCCGCTACCGCCCGATGCGGCGGTCTGTGGCTACCGCTTCCGTATCGGCGAGCGCGAGATCATCGGCACGGTCGAGCGCCGCGATCGTGCGCGCGAGCGCTTCGAGGAGGCGCTGGTTGCCGGCCACACCGCAGCCCTGCTGGAGCAGGAGCGCAGCAGCCTCTTCACGCAGGAGCTGGGCAACCTGCCGCCGGGTGCGACCGTGACGGTGGAGCTGCAGCTCGATCAGAAGCTGGCCTGGATCGCCGAGCGCGGCGGCGGCTGGGAGTTCCGCTTCCCGACCGTGGTCTCGCCGCGCTACCTCGGGGCGCCCGGTCGCGTCCACGATGCCGAGCGCGTGAGCACGCCGACGACCCTCGATGACATCCCGGTCGCGATGTCGCTGCAGCTGACGATCGCCGACGCGCTCGAGGGTGCGGCCCCCGAATCGCCCTCGCATCCGATCCATGCGAGCACCAGCGATGGCTGCCACGTCACGTTCGCCGACGGCGCCGCCGCGCTCGACCGCGATGTCGTCGTGCGGTGGCCCGTCACCTGTCCGACCGCGTGCGTGCGCATCGCGTGTGCCCGCCCGAAGCCGGAGCACAGGCTCGCGCACCAGTGCTTCGCGCGCCTGACGATCGTCCCGCCCGATCTCGCCCACCCTGCGGTCCCGGTGCCCCGCGACCTCATCGTGCTGCTCGACACCAGCGGCTCGATGTCCGGCGCGCCGCTGCAGCAGTCGCAGCGGCTGACCTGCGCGCTCATCGACACGCTCGGCGAGCACGATCGCCTCGAGCTACTCGAGTTCTCCAGCGCGGTCCGCAGCTACGCGGGCGCGCCGGTGTTCGCGAGCGCAGCGAACCGAGCCCTCGCCAAGGCGTGGGTCGGCGCGCTACGAGCCAGTGGCGGCACCGAGATGCGCTCGGGGATCTCGGCCGCGTTGTCGTCCCTGCGCGACGAGGCCCAGCGACAGATCGTGCTGGTCACCGACGGCCAGATCGGGTTCGAGCAGGAGATCGTCGCCGAGATCCTCACGCGCATGCCCTCGGCGTGCCGCGTGCACACCGTGGGCGTGGGCTCCGCGGTGAACCGCTCGCTCACCGAGGGGGCCGCCCAGGCCGGGCGTGGCGTCGAGATCGTGATCGGCGTCGACGAGGATCCCGAGCGTGCGATCACGCGGCTGCTCGCCCACACCACCGCGCCGCTCGTGGTCGACCTCGAGATCGACGGTGACGCGCTGATGGAGCCCGCGTCGCCGCGCCTGCCCGATCTACTGCGGGGGACGCCCGCGTCGATCTCGCTGCGCGTGAGGCCCGAGGGTGGCTCGTTGCGCGTGCGGGGCCGCACCGCCGGCGGCGCCTGGGCGCAGCACGTCGAGGTCCCGACACTGCGCTCGGGCGTAGGCAATGCGGCGATCATCACCCGCTTCGCGCGTGAGCGCGCCGAGTGGATCGAGCTCGGCATCGCGGCCGGAGCTCCGCGCAAGACCGAAGAACAGCGCCTCACCGCCCACGCGCTGGCGTTCGGCATCGCCACGCGCATGACCTCGTGGATCGCGATCGACGAGACGCCGGGCGTCGATCCGCGCCAACCGACGCGACACGAGACGATGCCGCACATGCTGCCGCACGGCGTGTCGGCCGAGGGCTTGGGTCTGCGCCCGAGCGCTGCCGGCCTCGGGCCCGCGCAGGGCTTCGCCGCCGCCTCCGCGGGCGGGGCCGGCGAGCAAACCAGGGTGACCAGCATCGTCGCGCGCGCGGTTCGGCGGCAAGCTCCGCCGGCTGCAGCGGCCCCACCGGCGCCCGCGCCCAGTGCTGCGCCACCCCGCGGCCAGGACGCTCGCAAGGGCAAGAAGATGGTCGAGCAGCGCGATGCGCTCGACGAGCGCGCCGCACCGATCGCGATCGGCGAGGACTCCGGAGGCCCGGCGCACGCATCCGAGTCCGACGCCGAGGGCATCGCGATCCGCGTGCTGCGGGCGCGCGCCTACTGGCTCGCCGACGGCGACCTCGCGCTCGAGCTCGAATCGCCGACCGAGGCACTCGCGTGGCAACCGCCCGCACACGTGACGCTGGTGTTCGCCGACGGTCAGCGGCTGCAGATGCGCGTCGACGCCTCGCGCAGCACCGCACCCGGCGTCCACGGCTCGGGGCTGCAGCTGCGCCTGGTGTGCGTGGCCGCGGCCGACGGCGGCGTCACCCCCTCACCCGCGCTGGGACGACTGACCCACGTCATCGTCGATCCGCAGCTCCACCTGGAGGTGTCGTGA
- a CDS encoding DUF2505 domain-containing protein: protein MKYTIEDTFDVSAAHYWSVFFSDEFNRELWPALDITCEPLSLERTGEGDALEIRREQRLTPRREVPAIIQKFVKGGFSYVEKNHFKARENLMRTVTVPSFMAEKIQTHGTYRLEPLGESRVKRVWEGTLECSIALIGGKIEKLLVDEVRESYRKATDFTRAWHAKHPAG, encoded by the coding sequence ATGAAGTACACCATCGAAGACACCTTCGACGTCTCGGCCGCGCACTATTGGTCGGTCTTCTTCAGCGACGAGTTCAACCGCGAGCTGTGGCCGGCGCTCGACATCACCTGCGAGCCGCTCTCGCTCGAGCGCACAGGTGAGGGCGACGCACTCGAGATCCGCCGCGAGCAACGGCTCACGCCGCGACGCGAGGTGCCGGCGATCATCCAGAAGTTCGTGAAGGGTGGCTTCAGCTACGTCGAGAAGAACCACTTCAAGGCGCGCGAGAACCTCATGCGCACCGTGACGGTCCCGAGCTTCATGGCCGAGAAGATCCAGACCCACGGCACCTACCGGCTCGAGCCGCTGGGCGAGAGCCGCGTGAAGCGCGTGTGGGAGGGTACGCTCGAGTGCTCCATCGCCCTCATCGGGGGCAAGATCGAGAAGCTCCTGGTGGACGAGGTCCGCGAGAGCTACCGCAAGGCCACCGACTTCACCCGGGCCTGGCACGCCAAGCACCCGGCGGGCTGA
- a CDS encoding sigma-70 family RNA polymerase sigma factor — protein sequence MTVDLDTLLPAIVAGDADAFGRFVAGAEARVRDSLLSFAAAIDVEAVLQEALLRVWQAAGRVVPDGRPQSLLRFAIRIARNLAISETRRRRPQLAVGEDGPEPSVVPETPDPLLREVIAKCHEKLPAQPARALQARLDGPWRADPEIAESLGMRTNTFLQNFTRARKLLAQCLADHGVDIQAELR from the coding sequence GTGACGGTCGATCTCGACACGCTGCTCCCGGCCATCGTCGCCGGCGACGCGGACGCCTTCGGGCGCTTCGTCGCCGGCGCCGAGGCGCGCGTGCGCGACAGCCTGCTCTCGTTCGCCGCCGCGATCGACGTCGAGGCGGTGCTGCAGGAGGCACTCCTGCGGGTGTGGCAGGCCGCCGGCCGTGTGGTGCCCGACGGTCGACCGCAGTCGCTGCTGCGCTTCGCGATTCGCATCGCTCGCAACCTCGCGATCAGTGAGACCCGCCGTCGGCGACCGCAGCTGGCCGTGGGTGAGGACGGGCCCGAGCCATCGGTGGTGCCCGAGACACCCGACCCGCTGCTGCGCGAAGTCATCGCGAAGTGTCACGAGAAGCTGCCGGCTCAGCCGGCGCGAGCGCTGCAAGCCCGCCTCGACGGCCCGTGGCGCGCCGACCCAGAAATCGCCGAGTCGCTCGGCATGCGCACCAACACGTTCCTGCAGAACTTCACCCGCGCGCGCAAGCTGCTCGCGCAGTGTCTGGCCGACCACGGTGTCGACATCCAGGCGGAGCTGCGATGA
- a CDS encoding tetratricopeptide repeat protein: MSVGASIDLPDIEPSEPGGYGVREVARLFAVPEHRLRYWSQTGFIVPSLRIEGRSLYSFRDLIAVKVAKALVDEGASLRRIRRSLSTLRANLPGIDTSLSRLRIRCDQDRVLVDEGEHSFEAESGQLVLDFAVSSLHEQAARVLAMPSNPEHGEPTSAHDWFLRGCELERERDGAPGDLAGLAAARHAYETAIGLDPALAAAWTNLGGLLAELGDTEAAREHFEIALQHDPDQAEAQCNLAELTLQAGDTEAAISAYRQVLRTQPDWVEAHYGLARALLQVGGKLQALAHLERYVAAVAAVAPELRDDALEARRECAAQVALELRDELQP; the protein is encoded by the coding sequence ATGAGCGTTGGCGCCTCCATCGATCTTCCCGACATCGAACCCAGCGAGCCCGGTGGCTACGGCGTTCGCGAGGTCGCACGACTCTTCGCCGTGCCCGAGCATCGCCTGCGTTACTGGTCGCAGACCGGCTTCATCGTGCCGTCGCTGCGCATCGAGGGCCGCTCGCTGTACAGCTTCCGCGATCTCATCGCGGTGAAGGTCGCCAAGGCGCTGGTCGACGAGGGCGCGAGTCTGCGTCGCATCCGTCGCTCGTTGTCGACGCTGCGCGCGAACCTGCCCGGCATCGACACCTCGCTGTCGCGTCTGCGCATCCGCTGCGATCAGGACCGCGTGTTGGTCGACGAGGGCGAGCACAGCTTCGAGGCCGAGAGCGGCCAGCTGGTGCTCGACTTCGCGGTGTCGAGCCTGCACGAGCAGGCCGCGCGCGTGCTGGCGATGCCCAGCAACCCGGAGCACGGCGAGCCGACCTCCGCCCACGACTGGTTCCTGCGCGGCTGCGAGCTCGAGCGCGAGCGCGATGGTGCGCCCGGCGATCTCGCGGGCCTGGCCGCGGCGCGCCACGCCTACGAGACCGCGATCGGCCTCGATCCGGCGCTGGCCGCCGCGTGGACCAACCTCGGCGGCCTGCTGGCCGAGCTCGGCGACACCGAGGCCGCGCGCGAGCACTTCGAGATCGCGCTGCAGCACGATCCCGATCAGGCCGAGGCGCAGTGCAACCTCGCGGAGCTGACGCTGCAGGCCGGTGATACCGAGGCCGCGATCTCGGCCTACCGTCAGGTCCTGCGCACGCAGCCCGACTGGGTCGAGGCCCACTATGGTCTGGCGCGCGCGCTGCTGCAGGTCGGCGGCAAGCTGCAGGCGCTGGCGCACCTCGAGCGCTACGTCGCGGCGGTGGCCGCGGTCGCGCCGGAGCTCCGCGACGACGCGCTCGAGGCCCGTCGCGAGTGCGCGGCCCAGGTCGCGCTCGAGCTGCGCGACGAACTGCAGCCGTGA
- the gshB gene encoding glutathione synthase — protein sequence MDVLFVCDPPESFAPRADSTLVMIDEAIRRGHRPYVAMLSDLVLREAQAHVRATAVAMAPEAPLRTVRGEVQWRSMAEFGVVLMRKDPPFDQGYLTATWILDRAGTAVFNAPSGLRDFNEKLSTAAFADLTPKTHVVRDPAELRRTLELLGGAMIVKPVFGFGGREVLLARADDPNLGSLFELATADGTRWTIAQQYIPAASVGDKRILLVDGEPIGAVLRVPASGELRNNFHAGGRPVVTELDAADRAICSRVGPVLREAGQFFVGIDVIGGLLTEINVTSPTGMQEINQLGGLRDDDTMQARFWAALERKLGYTAKK from the coding sequence ATGGATGTTCTGTTCGTCTGCGATCCGCCGGAGTCGTTCGCACCCCGTGCGGACTCGACCCTGGTGATGATCGACGAAGCGATCCGACGCGGACATCGCCCGTACGTGGCGATGCTCTCGGATCTGGTGCTGCGCGAGGCCCAGGCCCACGTGCGCGCGACCGCGGTGGCGATGGCGCCCGAGGCCCCGTTGCGGACCGTGCGGGGCGAGGTCCAGTGGCGATCGATGGCGGAGTTCGGCGTGGTGCTCATGCGCAAGGACCCGCCGTTCGATCAGGGCTACCTGACCGCGACGTGGATCCTCGATCGCGCGGGTACGGCGGTCTTCAACGCGCCCTCGGGCCTGCGCGACTTCAACGAGAAGCTGTCGACGGCGGCGTTCGCCGATCTCACGCCCAAGACCCACGTGGTCCGCGATCCCGCGGAGCTGCGACGGACGCTCGAGCTGCTCGGCGGTGCGATGATCGTGAAGCCGGTGTTCGGCTTCGGCGGCCGCGAGGTGCTGCTGGCCCGCGCCGACGATCCCAACCTCGGCAGCCTGTTCGAGCTCGCAACCGCCGACGGCACCCGCTGGACCATCGCCCAGCAGTACATCCCGGCCGCCAGTGTCGGTGACAAGCGCATCCTCTTGGTCGACGGTGAGCCGATCGGCGCGGTGCTGCGCGTGCCTGCGAGCGGCGAGCTTCGCAACAACTTCCACGCCGGCGGTCGGCCGGTCGTCACCGAGCTCGATGCGGCCGATCGCGCGATCTGCTCGCGCGTGGGGCCGGTCTTGCGCGAAGCAGGGCAGTTCTTCGTCGGAATCGATGTCATTGGCGGCCTGCTCACGGAAATCAACGTGACCAGCCCAACCGGGATGCAGGAGATCAACCAACTCGGTGGCCTCCGTGACGACGACACGATGCAGGCCCGCTTCTGGGCGGCCCTCGAACGAAAGCTTGGCTACACCGCCAAGAAGTGA
- a CDS encoding fumarylacetoacetate hydrolase family protein — protein sequence MSHEVIWIGRASRPGRARQLYVRVRTDGRAPTPDDVATAIDDPFAAATPALSGEAPGDAAELAASLPDRPEVLRAPIRDLTLRAPLRPGKIICVGRNYAAHAKEMGNEVPTEPLLFSKPATALLPSGAPLSLPRGYERIDMEAELVVVVGRTGHSFDRERALEHVFGYVLGNDVSNRDLQKLDKQWTRAKGFDGFAPLGSFIRVHGGAAPPADARIQGFVDDALRQDAPLSDMIFDIPYVLAYVAACMTLEPGDLIFTGTPEGVSALAPGCVTAVGMTGFELGRLATPVR from the coding sequence GTGAGTCACGAGGTGATCTGGATCGGTCGCGCTTCTCGACCCGGCCGCGCGCGACAGCTCTACGTGCGCGTGCGAACCGACGGGCGCGCACCGACGCCCGACGACGTCGCGACCGCCATCGATGATCCCTTCGCCGCGGCCACGCCGGCCCTCAGCGGCGAGGCCCCGGGCGACGCCGCCGAGCTCGCCGCGTCGCTGCCCGATCGGCCCGAGGTCCTGCGGGCGCCGATCCGCGATCTGACGCTGCGTGCACCGCTGCGCCCCGGCAAGATCATCTGCGTCGGTCGCAACTACGCCGCCCACGCCAAGGAGATGGGCAACGAGGTGCCGACCGAGCCGCTGCTCTTCAGCAAGCCTGCGACCGCGTTGTTGCCGTCGGGAGCACCGTTGTCGCTGCCGCGGGGCTACGAGCGCATCGACATGGAGGCCGAGCTGGTGGTGGTGGTCGGCCGCACCGGCCACAGCTTCGATCGCGAGCGCGCGCTCGAGCACGTGTTCGGCTACGTGCTCGGCAACGACGTGTCGAACCGCGACCTGCAGAAGCTCGACAAGCAGTGGACCCGCGCCAAGGGCTTCGACGGCTTCGCGCCGCTGGGTTCGTTCATCCGCGTGCACGGCGGTGCAGCCCCGCCCGCCGACGCGCGCATCCAAGGCTTCGTCGACGACGCGCTGCGACAGGACGCGCCGCTGTCGGACATGATCTTCGACATTCCGTACGTGCTCGCGTACGTCGCCGCTTGCATGACGCTCGAGCCGGGCGACCTGATCTTCACCGGCACGCCGGAGGGCGTCAGCGCGCTCGCGCCGGGCTGCGTGACCGCGGTCGGCATGACCGGCTTCGAGCTCGGTCGCCTGGCGACCCCCGTGCGGTAG
- a CDS encoding flippase-like domain-containing protein — MSRLLRRTLYAIVAGALLYAVAMIWFDTRTIAAELVDYPWWRFGAALALSSVNYLLRFAKWELSLGWLGVRDEAPGLTRTRSLTIYLAGLSMSISPGKLGEVVRSALLKASDGVAFSRTAPIVVADRITDLLALVVLSLVGVSRFREYLPVVIATAVLVVGGVVVLGTPPILHPLLRRLGGLPGIGRIAARAELLVEAAAVVLRLRPIVVLGALSVVGWGLECVGFWLIVGGFAGTEASLTLCAFLWSIGTLVGALSFLPGGLVAAEGSLAVATAKLVAGATAPMALAATILGRVATLWYGELVGGVALAVFLRNREVRARAFADAPAADEPPVHDAGGQRPRP, encoded by the coding sequence GTGAGCCGACTGCTGCGGCGCACGCTCTACGCCATCGTCGCGGGCGCGCTGCTCTACGCGGTCGCGATGATCTGGTTCGACACCCGCACCATCGCCGCCGAGCTGGTGGACTACCCGTGGTGGCGGTTCGGCGCCGCGTTGGCGCTGTCGTCGGTGAACTATCTGCTGCGCTTCGCCAAGTGGGAACTCTCGCTGGGCTGGCTCGGCGTGCGCGACGAGGCGCCCGGGCTCACCCGGACCCGCTCGCTGACCATCTATCTCGCGGGGCTCAGCATGTCGATCTCGCCGGGCAAGCTCGGTGAGGTCGTGCGCAGTGCGTTGCTCAAGGCCAGCGACGGGGTCGCGTTCAGCCGCACCGCGCCGATCGTGGTCGCAGACCGCATCACCGATCTGCTCGCGCTGGTGGTGCTGAGCCTGGTCGGGGTCTCGCGCTTCCGCGAGTACCTGCCGGTGGTGATCGCCACCGCGGTGCTGGTCGTCGGTGGGGTCGTGGTGCTCGGCACGCCACCGATCCTTCATCCGCTCCTGCGGCGGCTCGGGGGCCTCCCCGGGATCGGCCGCATCGCGGCGCGGGCGGAGCTGCTGGTCGAGGCCGCCGCGGTGGTGCTGCGGCTGCGCCCGATCGTCGTGCTCGGTGCGCTCTCCGTGGTTGGCTGGGGTCTCGAGTGCGTGGGCTTCTGGCTGATCGTCGGTGGCTTCGCGGGCACCGAGGCCTCGTTGACGCTGTGCGCGTTCCTGTGGTCGATCGGCACGCTGGTCGGTGCGCTGAGCTTCCTCCCGGGCGGTCTCGTCGCCGCCGAGGGCAGCCTGGCGGTGGCGACCGCGAAGCTGGTCGCCGGTGCGACCGCGCCGATGGCCCTCGCCGCGACGATCCTCGGGCGCGTGGCGACGCTGTGGTATGGCGAGCTCGTCGGTGGTGTCGCGTTGGCGGTGTTCCTGCGCAACCGCGAGGTTCGGGCCCGTGCGTTCGCCGACGCGCCCGCGGCGGACGAGCCGCCAGTGCACGACGCCGGTGGACAGCGGCCGCGCCCGTGA